The Croceicoccus marinus genome contains a region encoding:
- the secA gene encoding preprotein translocase subunit SecA, translating into MIGGLAKSIFGSSNDRYVKSIEKVVAKINALEPEYEALSDEQLQGATATFRDRLAEGETLDDLLPQAFAVVREASKRVFGMRHFDVQMVGGIVLHRGEIAEMRTGEGKTLVATLAVYLNALEGKGVHVVTVNDYLARRDAETMGKLYNFLGLTVGVIVPNLHESQRREAYGCDITYSTNNELGFDYLRDNMKHSREQQVHRPFNFAIVDEVDSILIDEARTPLIISGPTEDKSELYVSIDAIVKQMDEEDYEKDEKTKNIGWTEDGIEKVEQRLIEAGLLETDNLYDFENTQVVHHLDQALRANMMFKRDTDYIVKDGKVVIIDEFTGRMMDGRRWSNGLHQAVEAKEGVKIEPENQTMASITFQNYFRMYPKLAGMTGTAATEAAEFFDIYKLNVVEIPTNVPIARIDEDDQFYKSTLEKFAAIAKAIKEKNEIGQPVLVGTVSIEKSELLSNFLTQEGVKHSVLNARMHEQEAHIVAQAGRIGAVTIATNMAGRGTDIQLGGNFEFRLEDEVRDMPEGPERDAAIARIKEEIAAERQRVLEAGGLFVLGTERHESRRIDNQLRGRSGRQGDPGLSRFYLCLEDDLLRIFGPDTLFSKMMNANLQDGEAIGSKWLSKAIETAQKKVEARNYDIRKQVVEYDNVMNDQRKVIYEQRAEIMDSETVDDVVLEMRTDTVNSMVGTACPPGSYPEQWNVEVLKATYADVIGEEAPIDSWLEEDGIDPEDIEQRLAAQADARMDAKIAGIDPSIWRQVEKSVLLDRLDHHWKEHLATLDALRQVVGLRAYAQKQPINEYKQEAFALFERMLEAIREDVTRILMTTNLRMAAPEPAPLPELPEFLTNPTGAMSVGGQAAGGQVAGGQAAGLMTGHVDPLTGMDNSNDGDGSRGREALFGALAGSTFAQVGAGGAERDNPYEGMDINRNSPCPCGSGNKYKHCHGAIS; encoded by the coding sequence ATGATCGGCGGCCTTGCCAAGTCCATTTTCGGATCGTCCAACGACCGCTATGTCAAATCCATCGAGAAGGTGGTCGCGAAGATCAATGCCCTGGAGCCTGAGTACGAGGCACTGAGCGACGAGCAGCTGCAGGGCGCGACCGCGACGTTCCGCGACCGCCTGGCCGAAGGCGAGACCCTCGACGATTTGCTGCCCCAGGCCTTCGCCGTGGTCCGCGAGGCATCGAAGCGCGTGTTCGGCATGCGCCATTTCGACGTGCAGATGGTCGGCGGCATCGTGCTCCACCGCGGCGAGATCGCCGAAATGCGCACGGGCGAGGGCAAGACGCTGGTGGCGACGCTGGCCGTCTATCTCAACGCGCTGGAAGGCAAGGGCGTGCATGTCGTCACCGTCAACGACTATCTGGCCCGCCGCGATGCCGAGACGATGGGCAAGCTGTACAATTTCCTTGGCCTGACGGTTGGCGTGATCGTGCCCAATCTGCATGAAAGCCAGCGGCGCGAAGCCTATGGCTGCGACATCACCTACTCGACCAATAACGAGCTGGGTTTCGATTATCTGCGCGACAACATGAAGCATTCGCGTGAGCAGCAGGTCCACCGCCCGTTCAATTTCGCGATCGTCGACGAGGTCGATTCGATCCTGATCGACGAGGCGCGGACCCCGCTGATTATCTCGGGCCCGACCGAGGACAAGTCCGAACTCTACGTCTCCATCGACGCCATCGTTAAGCAGATGGACGAGGAGGATTACGAGAAGGACGAGAAGACCAAGAACATCGGCTGGACCGAGGACGGGATCGAGAAAGTCGAGCAGCGACTGATCGAGGCAGGCCTGCTGGAAACCGACAATCTCTACGATTTCGAGAATACGCAGGTCGTCCACCACCTGGACCAGGCGCTGCGCGCGAACATGATGTTCAAGCGCGACACCGATTACATCGTCAAGGACGGCAAGGTCGTCATCATCGACGAGTTCACGGGCCGCATGATGGACGGTCGCCGCTGGTCCAACGGCCTGCACCAGGCGGTCGAGGCCAAGGAGGGCGTCAAGATCGAGCCCGAGAACCAGACCATGGCCTCGATCACCTTCCAGAACTATTTCCGCATGTATCCCAAGCTAGCGGGCATGACCGGCACCGCCGCGACCGAGGCGGCGGAATTCTTCGACATCTACAAGCTGAACGTCGTCGAGATCCCGACCAACGTTCCGATCGCCCGCATCGACGAGGACGACCAGTTCTACAAGTCGACGCTGGAAAAGTTCGCCGCCATCGCCAAGGCGATCAAGGAGAAGAACGAGATCGGCCAGCCGGTGCTGGTCGGCACGGTGTCGATCGAGAAGTCGGAACTGCTGTCGAACTTCCTGACGCAGGAAGGCGTGAAGCACTCGGTCCTCAACGCCCGCATGCACGAGCAGGAAGCGCATATCGTGGCGCAGGCGGGCCGCATCGGCGCGGTGACCATCGCGACCAACATGGCGGGCCGCGGCACCGACATCCAGCTGGGCGGCAATTTCGAATTCCGGCTGGAGGACGAGGTGCGCGACATGCCCGAAGGGCCGGAACGCGATGCCGCGATCGCCAGGATCAAGGAAGAGATCGCCGCAGAACGCCAGCGCGTGCTGGAAGCGGGGGGTCTGTTCGTGCTGGGCACCGAACGGCACGAATCGCGCCGCATCGACAACCAGCTGCGCGGCCGCTCAGGCCGTCAGGGCGATCCGGGACTCTCGCGCTTCTACCTCTGTCTCGAGGACGATTTGCTGCGCATCTTCGGGCCGGACACGCTGTTCTCCAAGATGATGAACGCGAACCTGCAGGACGGCGAGGCGATCGGCAGCAAGTGGCTGTCGAAGGCGATCGAGACCGCGCAGAAGAAGGTCGAGGCGCGCAACTACGACATCCGCAAGCAGGTCGTGGAATACGACAATGTCATGAACGACCAGCGCAAGGTGATCTACGAACAGCGCGCCGAGATCATGGACAGCGAGACGGTCGACGATGTCGTGCTGGAAATGCGGACCGACACGGTCAATTCGATGGTGGGCACGGCCTGCCCGCCCGGATCCTATCCCGAGCAATGGAACGTCGAGGTCCTGAAAGCCACCTATGCCGACGTGATCGGCGAGGAAGCGCCCATCGATTCCTGGCTGGAAGAGGATGGCATCGATCCCGAGGACATAGAACAGCGCCTCGCCGCGCAGGCCGATGCCAGGATGGACGCCAAGATCGCCGGCATCGATCCCTCGATCTGGCGGCAGGTGGAGAAATCCGTGCTGCTCGACCGGCTCGATCATCACTGGAAGGAACATCTCGCCACGCTCGACGCGCTGCGCCAGGTGGTGGGTTTGCGCGCCTATGCGCAGAAGCAGCCGATCAACGAATACAAGCAGGAAGCCTTCGCCCTGTTCGAGCGCATGTTGGAAGCGATTCGCGAGGATGTGACCCGCATCCTGATGACGACCAACCTGCGCATGGCGGCACCCGAACCGGCGCCGCTGCCCGAACTGCCGGAATTCCTGACCAATCCCACGGGCGCCATGTCCGTGGGCGGCCAGGCGGCGGGCGGACAGGTGGCGGGCGGACAGGCCGCAGGTCTCATGACCGGCCATGTCGATCCGCTGACCGGCATGGACAACAGCAATGACGGCGACGGCTCGCGCGGGCGCGAGGCGCTGTTCGGGGCGCTGGCGGGATCCACCTTTGCACAGGTCGGTGCCGGCGGGGCGGAGCGCGACAATCCCTATGAAGGGATGGACATCAATCGCAACTCGCCCTGTCCCTGCGGGTCGGGCAACAAGTACAAGCATTGCCACGGCGCGATCAGCTGA
- a CDS encoding response regulator transcription factor, with product MEPFAHEDMCFRFERLEASGPRRLIDGPIWAFVDWVMDDLSGLEMCRRLRADDRTRDAHVTMVLERDDTDDRRRALSAGADDYMVGPLDRNEVLDRVLAVQARSRHRHATQNLQAGELVIDLMALQARWGQTAIALRPNEFRLLRFFAENPNRVLTRHELIEGLGKLEPAIDERTVDVWIGRLRRALKSAGAGNPLRTVRSLGYVLDIG from the coding sequence ATGGAGCCTTTCGCGCATGAGGACATGTGCTTCCGGTTCGAAAGGCTGGAGGCGTCCGGTCCGCGCCGCCTGATCGACGGTCCGATCTGGGCATTCGTAGACTGGGTGATGGACGATCTGTCGGGTCTGGAGATGTGCCGCAGGCTGCGTGCGGACGACCGCACCCGCGACGCGCATGTCACGATGGTGCTGGAACGCGACGATACCGACGACCGCCGCCGCGCGCTGAGCGCGGGCGCGGATGATTACATGGTCGGGCCGCTCGACCGCAACGAGGTGCTGGACCGCGTGCTGGCGGTGCAGGCGCGCAGCCGCCATCGCCACGCGACGCAGAACCTGCAGGCGGGCGAGCTGGTGATCGACCTGATGGCTCTGCAGGCGCGCTGGGGGCAGACCGCGATCGCGCTGCGACCCAACGAGTTTCGCCTTTTGCGATTCTTCGCCGAAAATCCGAATCGCGTGCTTACCCGGCACGAGCTGATCGAAGGGCTGGGCAAGCTTGAGCCCGCCATCGACGAGCGCACCGTCGACGTGTGGATCGGCCGCCTGCGCCGCGCGCTGAAGTCCGCCGGTGCGGGCAATCCGCTGCGCACCGTGCGCTCGCTCGGCTACGTGCTCGACATCGGTTGA
- a CDS encoding DUF3857 domain-containing protein gives MRFATALLLAPVMLAAAPAFAGEEVLYGPAPDWADVLSTDTIDISAKTPIARMDVQQRIEDGTVTIYMDRAIKLDSAEALTQGGTSTATWMPEKGDLTIHAVRILRGGGTVDVLSSGERYTVLRRETQLERRTLDGKLTATMPIPGLRIGDVLNIVYSQTVRDETLAGGAQLNSLLFAKPMEAGFARNVVSWPEDEAITWNAGPDVAGADETSRGGYRYVSIDLPLAERGDLPDDAPSRFTRPQILQAATFRDWQQVSSVFAPLYDVQGTIAPGSPLAGEVARIAATTSDPLERAAMATRLVQERISYLMNGMSGGNYTPQAPAKTWDLRFGDCKAKSLLLLALLDGLDIAAEPVLVNTIFSDAVPGMVPMPGAFDHVIVRADIGGTPYWLDGTSAGTRLANIANTPPYSHALPVRAAGAELQAVEPRLPAVPELTMQITLDQRGGVEIPTIATVVTRISGATASNLAATIGQMSDDQREQLIDSLAANAQLRALTPTGGGVEIVEEDGVVALTVTGLIGSPWKREGARMRHDLDMLPASDYELSADRARPAWKDIPVALGFPSLVESEITILLPENGEGFALRGRPDAEVAFGGEHVVRHVELAGGRLIARERLESLGGELPASEVANARAQVARASSALPFLLAPADAPRAWEYGRPDLKKRLQPYEDAYAKAIERDPDEAGGFIKRARFRDQTGNLAGAFADMDKAIALDPNPDNYRYRGYMKHYLAKDEEALADFRETLDLDPNGDNARTLADQLARMDRTEEALALLDEYDDNGEDHEAFVSARADALAYGGRADEGLALIDGLVAEQPGKSYLLNNSCWYRARFNVGRETMLETCDQAVQQGGSPAVLDSRALAWLTMGQPDKARADAEAALASAPDSYMTRYLLGFAQRRLGDRSGEDVIAYIARIWPGVAQDYALYGLQP, from the coding sequence ATGCGTTTCGCCACTGCGCTGCTGCTTGCGCCTGTCATGCTTGCGGCTGCGCCCGCCTTTGCCGGAGAGGAGGTGCTGTACGGCCCCGCTCCGGATTGGGCCGATGTACTAAGCACCGATACCATCGACATCTCGGCCAAGACCCCGATCGCGCGCATGGACGTCCAGCAGAGGATCGAGGACGGGACGGTCACGATCTATATGGACCGCGCGATCAAGCTGGACAGCGCCGAGGCGCTGACCCAGGGCGGCACCAGCACGGCCACATGGATGCCCGAAAAGGGCGATCTGACCATCCATGCCGTGCGTATCCTGCGTGGCGGCGGAACCGTGGACGTGTTGTCGTCGGGCGAACGCTATACCGTGCTGCGGCGCGAGACGCAGCTTGAACGGCGCACGCTGGACGGCAAGTTGACCGCGACCATGCCGATCCCAGGCCTGCGCATCGGCGACGTTCTCAACATCGTCTACAGCCAAACCGTCCGCGACGAGACATTGGCGGGCGGCGCGCAGCTCAATTCGCTGCTGTTCGCAAAGCCGATGGAAGCAGGTTTCGCCCGCAATGTTGTGTCATGGCCCGAGGACGAGGCGATCACATGGAATGCCGGGCCCGATGTAGCCGGCGCCGACGAAACCAGCCGCGGCGGCTATCGCTATGTCAGCATCGACCTGCCGCTGGCAGAGCGCGGGGACTTGCCCGATGACGCGCCCAGCCGCTTCACCCGTCCGCAGATCCTGCAGGCCGCCACGTTCCGCGACTGGCAGCAGGTCTCGTCGGTCTTCGCGCCGCTGTATGACGTGCAAGGCACGATCGCGCCGGGCAGCCCACTGGCGGGCGAGGTCGCACGCATCGCCGCCACGACAAGCGATCCGCTAGAGCGCGCCGCCATGGCGACAAGGCTGGTGCAGGAGCGGATCAGCTATCTGATGAACGGCATGTCCGGCGGCAATTACACGCCGCAGGCCCCGGCGAAGACATGGGACCTGCGCTTCGGCGATTGCAAGGCGAAGTCGCTGCTGCTGCTCGCATTGCTGGACGGGCTTGACATCGCTGCTGAGCCGGTGCTGGTCAACACGATCTTCAGCGATGCCGTTCCCGGCATGGTGCCGATGCCCGGCGCATTCGATCACGTCATCGTGCGCGCCGATATCGGCGGTACGCCGTACTGGCTGGACGGGACCTCTGCGGGAACGCGGCTGGCCAATATCGCCAACACGCCGCCCTATAGCCATGCGCTGCCCGTCCGCGCGGCGGGGGCGGAACTGCAAGCGGTGGAGCCGCGCCTGCCCGCCGTTCCCGAGCTGACGATGCAGATCACGCTCGACCAGCGCGGAGGCGTCGAGATTCCGACCATAGCCACCGTCGTCACCAGGATTTCGGGAGCCACCGCAAGCAACCTGGCCGCAACGATCGGCCAGATGAGCGACGACCAACGCGAACAACTGATCGATTCCTTGGCCGCCAACGCCCAGCTCCGCGCGCTGACGCCGACGGGGGGCGGGGTCGAGATCGTGGAGGAAGACGGTGTCGTCGCGTTGACTGTTACCGGGCTGATCGGCTCGCCCTGGAAGAGGGAGGGCGCTCGCATGCGCCACGATCTCGATATGCTGCCCGCATCGGACTACGAGCTATCCGCCGATCGCGCCCGGCCTGCATGGAAGGATATTCCGGTCGCGCTCGGCTTCCCCAGCCTCGTCGAAAGCGAAATTACCATCCTGCTGCCAGAGAATGGCGAGGGATTTGCCTTGCGCGGCAGGCCCGATGCCGAAGTGGCTTTCGGCGGCGAACATGTCGTACGGCATGTCGAACTGGCGGGTGGCCGCCTGATCGCGCGCGAACGGCTTGAAAGCCTGGGCGGCGAATTGCCTGCAAGCGAGGTCGCGAACGCCCGCGCGCAAGTGGCCCGCGCATCCAGCGCCTTGCCGTTCCTGCTCGCCCCGGCCGATGCGCCGCGGGCCTGGGAATATGGCCGGCCCGATCTGAAGAAGCGGCTGCAGCCTTATGAGGATGCCTATGCCAAGGCCATCGAACGCGATCCCGACGAAGCCGGCGGCTTCATCAAGCGCGCGCGGTTCCGGGATCAGACCGGTAACCTGGCCGGCGCGTTCGCCGACATGGACAAGGCGATTGCACTCGACCCGAACCCCGACAACTACCGCTATCGCGGGTACATGAAACACTACCTCGCGAAGGATGAGGAAGCTCTGGCCGACTTCCGCGAGACCTTGGACCTCGACCCCAATGGCGACAATGCGCGCACGCTTGCCGACCAGCTTGCCCGCATGGACCGGACCGAAGAGGCGCTGGCCCTGCTCGACGAATATGACGACAACGGCGAGGATCACGAGGCTTTCGTCAGCGCGCGGGCCGATGCGCTCGCCTATGGCGGCCGCGCCGACGAAGGGCTGGCGCTGATCGACGGGCTGGTCGCGGAACAGCCCGGCAAGAGCTATCTGCTCAATAATTCCTGCTGGTATCGCGCCCGTTTCAACGTCGGGCGGGAAACCATGCTGGAGACATGCGACCAGGCGGTCCAGCAGGGCGGAAGCCCCGCAGTGCTCGACAGCCGGGCGCTGGCATGGCTGACGATGGGGCAGCCTGACAAGGCCCGCGCCGATGCCGAGGCCGCGCTCGCCAGTGCGCCCGATTCCTACATGACCCGCTATCTTCTGGGGTTTGCGCAGCGCCGCCTGGGCGACCGGAGCGGGGAAGATGTCATCGCCTATATCGCCCGGATCTGGCCGGGCGTGGCGCAGGACTACGCGCTTTACGGGCTCCAGCCCTGA